From the genome of Eublepharis macularius isolate TG4126 chromosome 12, MPM_Emac_v1.0, whole genome shotgun sequence, one region includes:
- the LOC129338861 gene encoding peroxiredoxin-2-like: MSSGNAHIGKPAPDFSTTAVVDGAFKELKLSDYKGKYLVFFFYPLDFTFVCPTEITTFSDRVEEFRKINCEVIAASIDSQFTHLAWINTPRKEGGLGPTSIPLLADINHSIAKDYGVLKEDDGIAYRGLFIIDGKGIVRQITVNDLPVGRSVDETLRLVQAFQFTDQHGEVCPAGWQPGGDTIKPTAKDSKEYFAKQH; the protein is encoded by the coding sequence ATGTCTTCTGGTAATGCTCATATTGGGAAGCCAGCTCCAGACTTCAGTACCACAGCAGTGGTGGATGGAGCCTTCAAGGAACTGAAGTTGTCGGACTACAAAGGCAAGTATTTGGTTTTCTTCTTCTACCCACTGGATTTCACCTTTGTCTGTCCCACGGAGATCACAACTTTCAGCGATCGAGTTGAAGAGTTCCGCAAGATCAACTGTGAGGTCATTGCTGCCTCTATCGACTCCCAGTTCACCCACCTGGCTTGGATCAATACTCCAAGAAAGGAGGGGGGCTTGGGTCCCACAAGTATCCCACTGTTGGCTGACATCAATCACAGTATTGCCAAAGACTATGGAGTGCTCAAGGAGGACGATGGCATTGCCTATAGGGGTCTATTTATCATTGATGGCAAAGGCATTGTGCGACAGATCACAGTAAATGATCTTCCTGTGGGACGCTCAGTAGATGAGACACTGCGCCTTGTGCAGGCCTTCCAGTTCACAGACCAGCATGGTGAAGTGTGCCCAGCTGGCTGGCAACCTGGTGGTGACACTATCAAGCCCACTGCGAAAGACAGCAAGGAATATTTTGCCAAGCAGCACTAG